The following are from one region of the Rosistilla carotiformis genome:
- the asnB gene encoding asparagine synthase (glutamine-hydrolyzing), protein MCGITGFWNPSRTSERQLRTALDQMLDVLDHRGPDDRGSRLYVEQGLALGHTRLSIVGLDHGHQPIESRDGDLAVTVNGELYGYKTLRTQLACETLTTSGKSDSAITLPLYRKYGLSFVEHLRGEFAVVLYDHREKRLILIRDRFGVKPLYYSVNDNGIAWGSEVKSILKHPDIQPRMCPKAVIHQMMQVMVPGSTAFEGVQALQPGHMLIVQERDGRLETSLKRWWDLEFPESHVENADPAEYVQGVQDRLIDAVATRLEADVPVGCYLSGGIDSCSILGLATTLQQSPIKAFTIAFDSDEYDESNIAKLMAERTGAEQELLLLTEKELYGPAFERATWHAERTFYNTLAVAKWHMSRRVRACNYKAVITGEGSDELFGGYPFFKRDWLGREDDAGIFAGAILAEEDLQHTAWNDLCGFTPSWIQPWMMTLARVRPLLSSSMQDLMQQYDPVAEVAGAIDPNQVRGRHRLDVSQYTWCKTMLEGQILTWGGDRMDMANSMEARPAFLDHHIAEYAVTIPPDVRIRDGIEKWVLREAMVNVLPRELYERKKFAFMAPPAHTSPVIRAALQDMIDHWLTDSRIAALGVFDTQKLRDFIDQAWKETDHTIARRNDIIMNHALQLHILHGQYIEGMPLPAVD, encoded by the coding sequence ATGTGTGGAATCACCGGATTCTGGAACCCATCGCGAACCAGCGAACGTCAATTGCGAACGGCGCTCGACCAAATGCTCGACGTCTTGGATCACCGCGGTCCCGATGATCGCGGCAGCCGGCTGTACGTGGAACAAGGGCTCGCCCTGGGACACACTCGGCTATCGATCGTCGGTTTGGATCACGGCCATCAACCGATCGAATCGCGCGATGGCGACCTGGCGGTCACGGTCAACGGCGAACTGTACGGCTACAAAACGCTGCGAACTCAGTTGGCGTGTGAGACGCTGACGACCAGTGGCAAGAGCGACAGTGCGATCACGCTGCCGCTGTACCGCAAATACGGCCTCAGCTTTGTCGAACATCTGCGCGGCGAATTCGCCGTCGTACTTTACGATCACCGCGAAAAACGGCTGATCCTGATCCGCGACCGGTTTGGCGTCAAACCGCTCTACTACTCCGTCAACGACAACGGAATCGCTTGGGGATCGGAGGTCAAATCGATCCTCAAACATCCCGACATCCAGCCGCGGATGTGCCCCAAAGCGGTCATCCATCAGATGATGCAGGTGATGGTGCCGGGCTCGACAGCGTTCGAAGGGGTCCAGGCGTTGCAGCCGGGGCACATGTTGATCGTCCAAGAGCGCGATGGTCGCTTGGAAACCTCGCTGAAGCGGTGGTGGGACCTGGAATTCCCCGAATCGCACGTCGAAAACGCCGATCCGGCAGAATACGTGCAAGGCGTTCAAGATCGCTTGATCGACGCGGTCGCGACGCGGTTGGAAGCCGACGTGCCGGTTGGTTGTTATCTGTCGGGCGGGATCGACAGTTGTTCGATTCTCGGGTTGGCGACGACGCTGCAACAATCGCCGATCAAAGCTTTTACGATCGCGTTCGACAGCGACGAATACGACGAATCGAACATCGCCAAACTGATGGCCGAGCGTACCGGGGCGGAGCAAGAGTTGCTGCTGCTGACCGAAAAGGAACTCTACGGTCCTGCCTTCGAACGAGCCACGTGGCACGCCGAACGAACCTTCTACAACACCCTGGCGGTTGCCAAGTGGCACATGAGCCGCCGCGTGCGCGCTTGCAATTACAAAGCGGTGATCACGGGCGAAGGGTCCGACGAACTCTTTGGCGGCTACCCATTCTTCAAACGCGATTGGCTCGGGCGTGAGGACGACGCGGGGATCTTTGCCGGTGCGATCCTGGCCGAAGAAGACCTCCAACACACGGCTTGGAACGATCTGTGCGGCTTCACGCCTTCGTGGATCCAACCCTGGATGATGACGCTGGCCCGCGTGCGGCCACTGTTATCGTCGTCGATGCAAGATCTGATGCAGCAGTACGATCCGGTGGCCGAAGTCGCCGGAGCGATCGATCCGAATCAGGTCCGCGGCCGGCATCGCTTGGACGTCTCGCAATACACCTGGTGCAAGACGATGCTCGAAGGGCAGATCTTGACTTGGGGTGGCGACCGAATGGACATGGCCAACAGCATGGAAGCTCGCCCGGCGTTCCTGGATCACCACATCGCCGAATACGCGGTCACGATTCCGCCCGACGTGCGGATCCGCGATGGAATCGAAAAGTGGGTGTTGCGAGAAGCGATGGTCAACGTCTTGCCACGCGAACTGTACGAGCGAAAGAAGTTCGCCTTCATGGCTCCGCCAGCCCATACGTCGCCGGTGATTCGAGCCGCGCTGCAAGACATGATCGATCATTGGTTGACGGACAGTCGGATCGCGGCCTTGGGCGTCTTCGACACGCAAAAGTTGCGTGATTTCATCGACCAAGCGTGGAAGGAGACCGATCATACGATCGCTCGCCGCAACGACATCATCATGAATCATGCGTTGCAGTTGCACATCCTGCACGGCCAATACATCGAAGGCATGCCGTTGCCCGCTGTCGATTGA
- a CDS encoding aspartate/ornithine carbamoyltransferase family protein yields the protein MNAEQQRSLALQANARNSKGRLLDPQQLLDRTDGKVDRDALEALAGQSILNPRQFDRRTVVAIAQLAALLESRNVEMEKPLDGKIAITAFFEASTRTRLSFESALLRLDGKVLSVPDGQVTGIAKGESLADIGEMFNTYGDIVIMRHPDTNSLEEIQKNLQRPLINAGNGSGHHPTQALIDWYALLKWRPELCSPDCPPERRIHLGIIGTPGSMRAVKSFLRLSLMFAGAVSKITLVSEMADPVGLDLTEPIEQSPIPIEVTNDVQKVLTELDVVYVNSIAFLGDSYRNLDGRYKLELASDLKPEAVVMHPLARNDELSEDLDDTDHNLYFAQAAGAVFVRQALLVSVLQRLNRISDL from the coding sequence ATGAATGCAGAACAACAACGATCGCTTGCGTTGCAAGCCAACGCGAGGAATTCCAAAGGGCGGTTGCTTGATCCTCAACAACTGTTGGATCGGACCGACGGGAAAGTCGACCGCGATGCGCTCGAAGCGCTTGCGGGACAATCCATCTTAAACCCCCGTCAGTTCGACCGCCGCACGGTAGTTGCGATCGCGCAACTCGCGGCGTTGTTGGAGTCGCGGAACGTCGAGATGGAAAAGCCGTTGGACGGCAAGATCGCGATCACGGCGTTTTTCGAAGCGAGCACCCGCACGCGACTCTCCTTCGAAAGCGCTCTGCTGCGACTCGACGGCAAAGTCCTGTCGGTCCCCGATGGGCAAGTGACCGGAATCGCCAAGGGGGAATCGCTGGCGGACATCGGCGAGATGTTCAACACCTACGGCGATATCGTGATCATGCGGCATCCCGATACCAATTCGCTCGAAGAGATCCAGAAGAACCTGCAGCGTCCGTTGATCAACGCCGGCAATGGCAGCGGGCATCACCCGACTCAAGCGTTGATCGATTGGTACGCGCTGCTGAAATGGCGTCCGGAACTGTGCAGTCCCGATTGTCCTCCCGAGCGGAGGATCCACTTGGGAATCATCGGCACGCCCGGATCGATGCGAGCGGTAAAAAGCTTCCTGCGGTTGTCGTTGATGTTCGCTGGCGCGGTTTCCAAGATCACGCTGGTCTCGGAAATGGCCGATCCAGTCGGGCTCGATTTGACCGAACCGATCGAACAATCACCGATTCCGATCGAAGTTACCAACGATGTGCAGAAAGTTCTGACCGAACTGGATGTCGTTTATGTCAATTCGATCGCCTTCCTCGGCGACAGCTATCGAAACCTCGATGGCCGCTACAAATTGGAACTCGCCAGCGATCTGAAGCCGGAGGCGGTGGTGATGCATCCATTGGCCCGCAACGATGAACTCTCCGAAGACCTCGACGACACCGATCACAACCTCTACTTCGCCCAAGCGGCCGGTGCGGTCTTCGTCCGCCAAGCGCTGCTGGTCTCGGTGCTCCAGCGACTCAATCGAATCAGCGATCTTTAG
- a CDS encoding sodium:solute symporter family transporter → MFDGLIFANTILSPNAGYALLIIFGVVWVALGVWWGRQAKSYDGFAVAGRNVGLALGTATAVATWITSNTTMLAPQFALQLGVWGALTYSTASFGLFAFAPMSGRIRQLMPHGYTAVEFVRRRYGQLGAIPFLVISLFYAMTWLISMAMAGGKLLNVLSGIPYEVGMTAVLGVCVLYTLFGGMYAVIGTDFIQSLIILVGLVVVAVAVLLHVDVADVHSNLEVQRPMLLSVLFPAAMMAVFNNMLFGFGEIFHSNVWWSRAFAMREGVGPKAYALGGLLWLPVPIVAGFLGLAAPALGIGISQPDIAGPLVAATLLGTGGALFVFVIVFCSLASSIDSLLAATSDLMVNDIFERAAGNPLSDATKRRLSVLSILILGLIAWAVAWANIGTLATVLFFAGPMVGSCIWPIVGGLYFRRPSPWAAGAAMVVGSSVGLVAYFTIGWFVASLIGATASGIVFALLTWLLPDRFEFDQLSQPVAPPGESPLVAAVEGKIV, encoded by the coding sequence ATGTTCGATGGATTGATTTTTGCCAACACAATCCTCAGCCCCAATGCCGGCTACGCGTTGCTGATCATCTTTGGTGTGGTCTGGGTTGCTCTAGGCGTCTGGTGGGGCCGACAAGCGAAATCGTACGACGGGTTTGCCGTCGCCGGCCGTAACGTCGGACTCGCCCTGGGAACGGCGACCGCTGTGGCGACGTGGATCACGTCGAACACGACGATGCTCGCACCACAGTTCGCGCTGCAGCTGGGTGTCTGGGGCGCGTTGACCTATTCGACTGCCAGTTTTGGATTGTTCGCCTTTGCGCCGATGAGTGGCCGGATTCGGCAACTGATGCCTCACGGTTATACCGCCGTCGAATTTGTACGCCGTCGCTATGGACAACTCGGGGCGATCCCGTTCCTGGTCATCTCGCTGTTCTATGCGATGACGTGGTTGATCTCGATGGCGATGGCGGGCGGTAAGCTGTTGAATGTTTTGTCGGGCATTCCCTACGAAGTGGGCATGACGGCGGTGCTTGGGGTCTGCGTCCTCTACACGCTCTTCGGCGGGATGTATGCGGTGATTGGAACCGATTTCATTCAAAGCCTCATTATTCTGGTTGGGCTTGTGGTCGTCGCCGTCGCGGTGCTGTTGCACGTCGACGTTGCCGATGTCCATAGCAACCTGGAAGTCCAGCGGCCGATGCTGTTGTCGGTCCTTTTTCCCGCTGCGATGATGGCCGTGTTCAACAACATGTTATTCGGGTTCGGTGAGATCTTTCACAGCAATGTTTGGTGGAGCCGAGCGTTTGCGATGCGTGAGGGGGTTGGCCCGAAGGCTTACGCACTGGGCGGCCTGTTGTGGTTGCCGGTGCCGATTGTCGCGGGCTTCTTGGGACTGGCTGCCCCGGCGCTGGGGATTGGGATCAGCCAACCTGATATCGCCGGTCCGTTGGTGGCGGCGACGCTGCTGGGAACCGGCGGTGCGCTGTTTGTGTTTGTGATCGTCTTCTGTTCATTGGCTTCGAGTATCGACAGCCTATTGGCCGCGACCAGCGACCTGATGGTGAACGATATCTTCGAACGCGCCGCCGGAAACCCACTCTCCGACGCGACCAAACGCAGACTGTCGGTGCTTAGCATTCTAATTCTGGGGCTGATCGCCTGGGCCGTTGCGTGGGCCAATATCGGCACGCTAGCAACCGTCCTCTTTTTTGCCGGTCCGATGGTCGGCAGCTGTATCTGGCCAATCGTTGGCGGACTCTATTTCCGCCGACCTAGTCCGTGGGCTGCAGGAGCGGCGATGGTGGTCGGGAGCAGCGTCGGTCTGGTTGCCTACTTTACTATCGGCTGGTTCGTCGCATCATTGATTGGTGCGACGGCATCGGGAATCGTTTTCGCGTTGCTGACGTGGCTGCTTCCCGATCGTTTCGAATTTGACCAGTTGTCGCAACCCGTGGCACCACCGGGTGAGTCGCCATTGGTGGCGGCGGTGGAAGGGAAGATTGTATGA
- a CDS encoding MarR family winged helix-turn-helix transcriptional regulator, producing the protein MPELSNEDQIVAAIRQIIRAVDLHSRQLVNGHGMTGPQLAVLQEIKRLGPVSPTSLSRAVHLSQATITGILQRLERRGLIQRQPSVSDRRSVHVQATDAGIEFLSGSPSLLQDRFRGALSTLEDWERLQILSTLQRVASLMDADQIDASPHLTSGDIPTAHDDLSGPAAKA; encoded by the coding sequence GTGCCTGAGCTTTCGAACGAAGATCAAATTGTGGCCGCGATTCGGCAGATCATCCGCGCGGTCGATCTCCACTCGCGCCAGCTTGTTAATGGGCATGGAATGACAGGCCCGCAACTGGCCGTACTTCAAGAGATCAAACGTTTGGGACCGGTGTCGCCGACGTCACTCTCGCGGGCGGTGCATTTGAGCCAAGCAACGATTACAGGAATCTTGCAACGATTGGAGCGTCGTGGCTTGATACAACGTCAACCCAGCGTTTCGGACCGGCGTTCGGTCCATGTTCAAGCGACCGACGCGGGCATTGAATTTCTGAGCGGTTCGCCGTCGCTGCTTCAAGACCGTTTTCGTGGTGCACTTTCGACGCTTGAAGATTGGGAACGGTTGCAGATCCTCTCGACACTGCAGCGCGTGGCGTCGTTGATGGATGCCGATCAGATCGACGCCTCGCCCCACCTGACCTCGGGCGACATTCCGACCGCCCACGACGATTTGTCGGGGCCTGCGGCGAAAGCGTGA
- a CDS encoding aldose epimerase family protein: MKIEQFPFGMTTDGQPVTRFKLTNDHGNSVELIDRGATIVSVNVPDREGKLANVNLGFSSLEGYLQRHPYFGSTVGRVCNRIANGQFSIDGRQYQVAKNLGAHHLHGGLVAFDALMWTAEPIQTPSHVGVRMRLVSPDGDEGYPGKLDTTVEFTWNDDNELAYAFTAQTDAPTHLNLTNHAYWNLAGSGTARTHIVTIQADQSLEVNDDLIPTGRQIDVAGSVLDFREPQAIGDRIDQLPETKGYDHCYVVRGTPGQLRSAALAVDPSSGRTMEVLTTQPCMQLYTGNHLSGQADAGGFGQHEAFCFETQHPPDAANQPAFASTRLNPGETFRETTVHRFGLA; encoded by the coding sequence ATGAAGATTGAACAATTTCCGTTTGGCATGACAACTGACGGCCAGCCGGTGACGCGATTTAAATTGACGAACGATCACGGCAATTCGGTGGAATTGATCGATCGCGGCGCGACGATCGTCAGCGTCAACGTCCCCGATCGTGAAGGCAAGCTTGCCAACGTGAATCTCGGCTTTTCGTCACTGGAAGGTTATCTGCAGAGGCATCCGTATTTCGGGTCGACCGTTGGTCGAGTTTGCAATCGTATCGCCAACGGCCAGTTTTCGATCGATGGACGCCAATACCAGGTCGCCAAGAATCTGGGGGCTCATCATTTGCATGGCGGCTTGGTCGCCTTCGACGCGTTGATGTGGACCGCCGAACCGATCCAGACGCCATCCCATGTGGGAGTGCGGATGCGGTTGGTCAGTCCCGACGGTGATGAAGGCTATCCAGGAAAGCTCGACACGACGGTCGAATTCACTTGGAATGACGACAACGAATTGGCGTATGCCTTTACCGCACAGACCGACGCGCCGACCCATCTCAATCTGACCAATCACGCCTACTGGAACCTGGCCGGTTCGGGGACCGCGCGAACACACATCGTGACGATCCAAGCCGATCAATCGTTGGAGGTCAATGACGACCTTATCCCGACCGGTCGCCAGATCGATGTGGCTGGTAGCGTGTTGGACTTCCGAGAACCGCAAGCGATCGGCGATCGGATCGATCAGTTGCCCGAGACCAAAGGCTACGATCATTGTTACGTCGTGCGCGGCACGCCGGGACAGTTGCGGTCGGCGGCGCTGGCCGTTGATCCCTCCAGCGGTCGCACGATGGAAGTCCTGACCACCCAGCCGTGCATGCAGCTGTATACCGGCAATCATTTGAGTGGCCAGGCCGACGCTGGAGGCTTTGGGCAGCACGAAGCGTTCTGTTTTGAAACCCAACATCCTCCGGATGCCGCGAATCAGCCGGCATTTGCATCGACGCGGTTGAATCCTGGCGAGACGTTCCGCGAAACGACAGTCCATCGGTTTGGTTTGGCCTAG
- a CDS encoding STAS domain-containing protein — protein sequence MADVPRRTEFGISVGIGIPLRRGRLQRLWRRGNLVADHDLPPATAAARSPSSFSDQLKAGAMAATTIEVKEEVVVVYFSDGKILDSQRIEQVGGELQSAVPQAIHKKLLLNFRGVSFMSSAMISKLVTLSKSCKAAGVEMKFCEVSPNVMEVFKITKLNKVFDIKPAEDKAIASFGKKSWFG from the coding sequence ATGGCCGATGTGCCGCGCAGGACGGAGTTTGGCATATCTGTGGGAATCGGCATACCGCTGCGACGGGGTCGATTGCAGCGTCTTTGGCGGCGTGGTAATCTTGTCGCAGATCACGATCTACCCCCTGCCACGGCAGCGGCGCGATCTCCTTCCTCGTTCTCCGATCAATTGAAAGCAGGAGCTATGGCAGCTACCACAATCGAAGTCAAAGAAGAAGTCGTGGTTGTCTATTTTTCCGATGGAAAGATTCTGGACAGCCAACGCATCGAACAGGTCGGCGGAGAACTTCAGAGCGCGGTTCCTCAAGCGATCCACAAAAAGCTGCTGCTGAACTTCCGCGGCGTCTCCTTCATGTCGTCGGCGATGATCAGCAAGCTGGTCACGCTGAGCAAGTCATGCAAGGCGGCGGGCGTTGAGATGAAGTTCTGTGAGGTATCGCCGAACGTCATGGAAGTCTTTAAAATTACTAAATTGAACAAAGTGTTCGACATCAAACCTGCTGAAGACAAGGCAATCGCTAGTTTCGGCAAGAAGAGCTGGTTCGGTTAA
- a CDS encoding sensor histidine kinase produces the protein MDNPKDPTQQSATELAELERTWMAHELHDGLMQWVVGAKMQAESLQARSMDGKAPTAEQLQYLCTLLSRAVLEGRRLMAGLRPPELDESDWHVAIAQWANIAGAGGQTAIEFHLEPATRSISDAMQRGVFRIVQESVGNALRHAKAETIQVDAKFVDSNLIVSIQDNGIGFNKAEVGVDRYGLKGIHERAALLDGSATISSKPGSGTVVEVSLPR, from the coding sequence ATGGACAATCCAAAAGATCCGACCCAACAATCCGCGACCGAACTAGCCGAGCTGGAACGGACCTGGATGGCCCACGAACTGCACGACGGATTGATGCAGTGGGTGGTGGGGGCGAAGATGCAGGCCGAATCGCTGCAGGCGAGGAGCATGGATGGCAAAGCTCCTACGGCGGAACAGTTGCAGTATCTATGCACGCTGCTTTCCCGTGCAGTGCTCGAAGGACGCCGGTTGATGGCGGGACTGCGTCCGCCGGAACTGGACGAATCGGACTGGCATGTTGCGATTGCGCAATGGGCAAATATCGCGGGGGCGGGCGGTCAAACCGCGATCGAATTCCATCTCGAACCTGCCACGCGTAGCATCAGTGACGCCATGCAACGCGGCGTCTTCCGGATCGTCCAAGAGTCGGTCGGCAATGCACTGCGGCACGCAAAGGCCGAAACCATTCAAGTCGACGCGAAATTTGTCGACAGCAATCTGATCGTTTCGATCCAGGATAACGGAATCGGTTTCAATAAAGCCGAGGTGGGGGTCGACCGCTACGGACTCAAAGGAATCCATGAGCGGGCTGCACTGTTGGATGGTTCGGCGACGATCTCGTCGAAACCCGGCAGCGGAACGGTTGTCGAAGTTTCCCTGCCCCGATGA
- the coaD gene encoding pantetheine-phosphate adenylyltransferase: MKRIGVYTGSFDPVTLGHLHIIRRATRLFDELIIGIGINAEKRSLFESQERIELIAEVTRDIPNLRIETFDGLAVDFVRNSNAAAMVRGIRPLTDIAGEFTMMMANRQLDDSIETVFLMADEEYAHISSSLLKQIAALSDDDSRLAKFVPAAIIPQLREKLRLR; encoded by the coding sequence ATGAAACGAATCGGTGTTTACACGGGCTCCTTCGATCCCGTGACCCTTGGCCACCTGCATATCATCCGTCGTGCCACGCGGTTGTTTGACGAATTGATCATCGGGATCGGCATCAACGCGGAGAAGCGGTCGCTGTTTGAAAGCCAGGAACGGATCGAGTTGATCGCCGAGGTGACTCGCGATATTCCCAATCTTCGAATCGAGACCTTCGACGGGTTGGCGGTTGATTTTGTTCGCAACAGCAACGCCGCGGCGATGGTGCGCGGGATCCGTCCGCTGACCGATATCGCCGGCGAGTTTACGATGATGATGGCCAACCGCCAGTTGGACGATTCGATCGAAACCGTCTTTTTAATGGCCGACGAGGAATACGCTCACATCAGCAGTTCGCTGCTCAAGCAGATCGCCGCGCTCAGCGACGACGACTCGCGATTGGCGAAGTTTGTCCCCGCCGCGATCATTCCTCAGTTGCGTGAGAAGCTGCGTCTCCGATAG
- the purN gene encoding phosphoribosylglycinamide formyltransferase yields the protein MSLPIAVFISGGGTTLRNLIAWQQRGQLDVDFRLVISSAANAKGLEFAAGESIPQQVIVKSKFADDQAYSEAMFQPCRDAGVKLVVMAGFLKHVLIPADFENRVVNIHPSLIPSFCGAGMYGTRVHQAVLDFGAKLSGCTVHFVDNDFDHGPIIAQHACEVRGDDTAASLAARVFERECDALPRVVQAIAEGRVSVTGRRVHTQPTESSS from the coding sequence ATGTCACTTCCAATCGCTGTTTTCATTTCTGGTGGCGGAACGACGTTGCGCAACCTGATTGCCTGGCAACAGCGAGGCCAGTTGGATGTCGACTTTCGGTTGGTGATCAGTAGCGCCGCAAACGCCAAGGGGCTCGAGTTCGCTGCCGGGGAATCGATCCCGCAGCAGGTGATCGTCAAAAGCAAATTTGCCGACGACCAGGCTTATAGCGAAGCGATGTTCCAACCCTGCCGCGATGCTGGCGTGAAGCTTGTTGTGATGGCGGGCTTCCTGAAACACGTTCTGATCCCCGCCGATTTTGAAAACCGCGTCGTCAATATCCACCCGAGTCTGATCCCGTCGTTTTGCGGAGCGGGGATGTATGGGACGCGGGTTCATCAGGCGGTTCTCGATTTTGGCGCCAAGCTGAGCGGCTGCACCGTCCATTTTGTGGACAACGATTTCGATCACGGACCGATCATCGCGCAGCACGCCTGCGAAGTCCGCGGCGACGACACCGCGGCATCGCTTGCAGCGCGTGTCTTTGAGCGCGAATGCGACGCCTTGCCACGTGTGGTTCAAGCGATCGCCGAAGGCCGCGTTTCGGTCACCGGTCGCCGCGTTCACACTCAACCCACAGAGAGTTCATCGTGA